The genomic segment GATCCGAGTTCGGAAATCGAGCAAGGCTTGAGTGCACCGGTCACCGTCGAGCAATTTTCCGGCCCCCATCCGTCGGGGACCGCTGGCCTGCACATCCACACCCTCGATCCCGTCAGCCGCAACAAGACGGTCTGGACGATCGGATATCAAGATGTCGCCGCGATCGGGTCGCTGTTTGCCACCGGCAAACTCGATGTCAATCGAGTGATCTCCTACGCCGGACCACCGGTTGCGGACCCACAATTGCTGAGGACGCGCAGCGGTGCTTCCGTCGACGATCTCGTCACCGAAACATTCGACGGCGCCGAGGTGCGCCTGATCGCGGGCTCCGTGCTCTCGGGCAAGAAGGCGATGGGGAACGTCTTTGGCTTCCTGGGCCGCTTCGATTATCAGATCAGCGTCTTGAAGGAAGGTCGAGAACGGATCTTCATGGGCTGGCTGACCCCGGGCCTGAACTCATTCTCTACTCTGGGCATCTATCTTTCGAGGCTCTTCCCCAGCAAGCGCTTCGACTTCACGACGACGACCAACGGATCACCCCGGGCGATGGTGCCGATCGGCATGTACGAACGCGTGATGCCGATGGACATCATGCCGACCTTCCTGCTGCGCTCGATGCTGGTCGGTGACCTCGAGCGCGCCGAAGAATTGGGCGCCCTCGAACTGGCCGAAGAAGACCTCGCCCTGTGCACCTTCGTGTGCCCGGGCAAGACGGACTACGGGCCGATCTTGCGCAGGAATCTCGAACTGATTGAAAAGGAAGGGTAAGCAGACTCCGATGAAATTTCTTCGGGACATCAGCGATCAGATCGCACCCATTTTCGAGAAGGGTGGGCGCCTCGAAAAATTCTATCCCGCCTGGGAAATGATCGACTCCGGAAACTTCACTCCCGGTGAAGTGACCAAGACCAGTTCCCACGTCCGGGATGGCATAGATCTCAAGCGGTTGATGATCACCGTCGTGATCGCGCTCGTACCCTGCGCCGGCATGGCGATGTACAACACCGGGTACCAGACATTGCTCGCAACCGCCCACGGTGGACTCCCGCTCGACGACTGGCGGATGGTGGTATGGGCCGCCACCGGGCTCGCATCGGACTTCAACAGTCCGCTCTCCTGCATCGTTCTGGGTTCCCTCTTCTATCTGCCTGTCTACGCCACGGTCATGGCAACCGGGGGAGCCGTTGAAATCACCGGTGCGATCGTTCGCGGACACGAGGTCAACGAAGGTTTTCTCGTGACCGGCATGTTGCTCCCCCTGACGCTCCCCGCCACGATTCCGTTGTGGATGGTCGCATTGGGGATGGCCTTCGGCCTGATCTTCGGCAAAGAAGTCTTTGGCGGCACGGGGATGAACTTCTTGAACCCCGCGCTGGTCGCGCGAGCGTTTCTGTTCTTTGCGTATCCGGCGGACATGAGCGGTGAATCTCCTTGGATCGCCGCAAACCTCTCTGGCGTCGATTCCTACACCGGCGCGACCTTGCTCGCCCAGGCCGCAGAGACCAGCAGCGCCCTGGCGAATTACGACTGGTGGGACGCCTTTTACGGTTACATACCCGGCTCGATGGGCGAGACCTCTACGGTCGCATGCCTGATGGGCTGCGCATTGCTGCTCTGGACCAAGGTCGGATCTGGCAAGACGATGGCCGGAGTGGTGATCGGCACCATCGCCATGTCGCTGACCCTCAACCTCGTCGGTTCCGATTCCAACCCGTTGTTCGCCGTCCCCTGGTACTGGCACATGGTGCTGGGCGGCTGGGCGCTGGGGGCGGTCTTCATGGCGACGGACCCGGTCTCGTCCGCCTTCACCGATTCGGGCAAGTTCTACTACGGGCTGATGATCGGCATCCTCTGTATCCTGATTCGCGTGATCAATCCCGCCTATCCGGAGGGGATGATGCTCGCAATCCTGTTCATGAACATGTTTGCGCCGCTGATTGATCACTTCGTAGTGCAGGGAAACATCAAGCGGAGGCAGGCCCGAAGTGCAGCATAGTCCGGGATATATCATCGGCTTTACCGCGGTCGTGTGTCTGGTCTGCGCCGTATTCGTGGCGGGTTCTGCGGTGTCGCTCAAGGAGCGCCAGGATGCGAACATCGTCCTCGACCGGCAGAAGAAGGTACTGATTGTCAGTGGACTGATGGGCGAGAAGGACAAGCTCTCCGCAATCGAGATTGGCGAGCTTTTCAACGAGAGAGTGACACCCCGGGCCGTAACCCTCGCCAGTGGCAGCTACAACGAAAAAATAGATGCCGCAAGCTACGACCAGCGCAAGGCCGCAAAAAACCCGGCGTTGAGTGAAGCTGTGCCGCCCAACGCCGCCAAGGTCCGGCGCGTTCCCAATGTGGGCCTGGTGTATCAGGTGCGATCCGCCGCGGGAGAAATCGAAGCCATCATAATCCCGATCGAGGGCATGGGGCTTTGGTCCACCCTCTATGGCTACCTCGCTCTCGCCCCGGATACCCGCACGATCAAAGGCATTACCTTCTACGAGCACGGCGAAACTCCCGGGCTCGGTGGCGAGGTCGACAACGCGCGTTGGAAGTCTCTCTGGAAGGGACGCCTCGCCTTCGACGAGCGCTGGGTTCCGCGCATCGGGGTCGTAAAGGGAATGGCGGGCTCGGTAGCAGATGATCCCTACAACGTGGACGGTCTCTCGGGGGCAACGATTACGAGTCGCGGAGTGGGCAGTCTGGTCAAGTATTGGCTCGGGGATTCGGGCTTTGGTCCCTACCTCGCCAAGCTGCGGGCCGAACAGAGTTAGATCCGGCAAACTGTTCCAGCGGACAGCGGGCCAACATATTAGAGTTAGAGCGGAGGCAATTTCATGGCAGCGAATTCGGCGGAGCGGGAAGCACTTCTCGATCCGTTGTTCAACAACAATCCCATCGGGCTTCAGGTGCTGGGGATCTGCTCTGCGCTCGCGGTCACGACCAAGATGGAAACCGCGCTTGTCATGAGTGCAGCGTTAGTTGCGGTCTGCGCCTTCTCGAACCTGGCGGTCAGCTTGATCCGCGAACACATCCCGCCCAGCGTGCGCATCATCGTTCAGCTCACGATCATCGCGTCTCTCGTCATCGTGACGGATCAGATCCTCAAGGCCTTCGTCTTCGACGTCAGCAAGCAGCTTTCGGTGTTCGTCGGTTTGATCATCACCAATTGCATCGTCATGGGCCGCGCCGAGGCCTTCGCAATGCAGAACCCGCCGAAGTTGGCCTTGATGGATGGGATCGGGAACGGTCTCGGCTACGGCGTAGTTTTGATGGTGGTCGCGTTCATGCGCGAACTGTTTGGCAGCGGCAAGTTGTTCGGCTACACAATTCTGAAGACGGTCAACGAAGGTGGCTGGTACGAACCCAACGGTTTGATGCTGTTGGCACCCGCCGCGTTCTTCTTGATTGGCTGCTTTATCTGGGCCGTGCGCGCCTGGAAACCCGAGCAAGTGGAGGAAGAGTTCCGTGTTGGAACACTATTTGAGCCTGGCTACGAAGGCAATATTCGTTGAGAACATGGCGCTTGCCTTCTTTTTGGGCATGTGTTCATTCCTGGCGATTTCAAAGAAGGTCGAGACTGCGATCCAGTTGGGCTTCGCGGTCATCTTTGTGCTCGCGGTTACCTGCCCACTAAATCAGTTGCTCAACGAGGTGCTGCTGAAAGATGGTGCGCTCTCCTGGCTGGGCCTGGGAGACATCAACCTCGGCTTTTTGACCTTCTTGACTTTGATCGGCACGATCGCGGCCACGGTGCAGATCGTAGAGATGGTCATGGATCGTTTTTCACCGGCGCTCTACAACGCACTCGGGGTGTTCTTGCCCTTGATCGCGGTCAATTGCGCGATTCTAGGCGCGTCGCTCTTCATGGTCGA from the Myxococcales bacterium genome contains:
- a CDS encoding NADH:ubiquinone reductase (Na(+)-transporting) subunit B encodes the protein MKFLRDISDQIAPIFEKGGRLEKFYPAWEMIDSGNFTPGEVTKTSSHVRDGIDLKRLMITVVIALVPCAGMAMYNTGYQTLLATAHGGLPLDDWRMVVWAATGLASDFNSPLSCIVLGSLFYLPVYATVMATGGAVEITGAIVRGHEVNEGFLVTGMLLPLTLPATIPLWMVALGMAFGLIFGKEVFGGTGMNFLNPALVARAFLFFAYPADMSGESPWIAANLSGVDSYTGATLLAQAAETSSALANYDWWDAFYGYIPGSMGETSTVACLMGCALLLWTKVGSGKTMAGVVIGTIAMSLTLNLVGSDSNPLFAVPWYWHMVLGGWALGAVFMATDPVSSAFTDSGKFYYGLMIGILCILIRVINPAYPEGMMLAILFMNMFAPLIDHFVVQGNIKRRQARSAA
- a CDS encoding Na(+)-translocating NADH-quinone reductase subunit C gives rise to the protein MQHSPGYIIGFTAVVCLVCAVFVAGSAVSLKERQDANIVLDRQKKVLIVSGLMGEKDKLSAIEIGELFNERVTPRAVTLASGSYNEKIDAASYDQRKAAKNPALSEAVPPNAAKVRRVPNVGLVYQVRSAAGEIEAIIIPIEGMGLWSTLYGYLALAPDTRTIKGITFYEHGETPGLGGEVDNARWKSLWKGRLAFDERWVPRIGVVKGMAGSVADDPYNVDGLSGATITSRGVGSLVKYWLGDSGFGPYLAKLRAEQS
- a CDS encoding NADH:ubiquinone reductase (Na(+)-transporting) subunit D, which produces MAANSAEREALLDPLFNNNPIGLQVLGICSALAVTTKMETALVMSAALVAVCAFSNLAVSLIREHIPPSVRIIVQLTIIASLVIVTDQILKAFVFDVSKQLSVFVGLIITNCIVMGRAEAFAMQNPPKLALMDGIGNGLGYGVVLMVVAFMRELFGSGKLFGYTILKTVNEGGWYEPNGLMLLAPAAFFLIGCFIWAVRAWKPEQVEEEFRVGTLFEPGYEGNIR
- the nqrE gene encoding NADH:ubiquinone reductase (Na(+)-transporting) subunit E; this encodes MEHYLSLATKAIFVENMALAFFLGMCSFLAISKKVETAIQLGFAVIFVLAVTCPLNQLLNEVLLKDGALSWLGLGDINLGFLTFLTLIGTIAATVQIVEMVMDRFSPALYNALGVFLPLIAVNCAILGASLFMVERDYNLAESTVFGIGSGIGWAIAIAALAAIREKLRYSNVPPPLRGLGITFLLVGLMSIGFMAFSGIQL
- a CDS encoding Na(+)-translocating NADH-quinone reductase subunit A encodes the protein MSLHKITKGLDLPITGEPIQIIRESRLPTRVAVVADDFPSMRPGMFVEEGDTVKRGQPLFEDRTRSGVIHTSPGAGRVIGVYRGARRVLQSVVIDLSDNERAGSPSDSELASFEHYSGRAIDQLDRDKIVALLAESGDWTAFRTRPFNRTPPTDTTPAAIFVNAMDTNPHAPLPEVVLADRTEDFDRGLSIVAKLTAGKTYLCVDPSSEIEQGLSAPVTVEQFSGPHPSGTAGLHIHTLDPVSRNKTVWTIGYQDVAAIGSLFATGKLDVNRVISYAGPPVADPQLLRTRSGASVDDLVTETFDGAEVRLIAGSVLSGKKAMGNVFGFLGRFDYQISVLKEGRERIFMGWLTPGLNSFSTLGIYLSRLFPSKRFDFTTTTNGSPRAMVPIGMYERVMPMDIMPTFLLRSMLVGDLERAEELGALELAEEDLALCTFVCPGKTDYGPILRRNLELIEKEG